A genomic window from Providencia alcalifaciens includes:
- the trmL gene encoding tRNA (uridine(34)/cytosine(34)/5-carboxymethylaminomethyluridine(34)-2'-O)-methyltransferase TrmL, translating into MPHIVLFEPEIPPNTGNIIRLCANTGFSLHLIHPLGFTWDDKRLRRAGLDYSEFADIKHHHDYYAFLESEGLNPDNNQSPTGARVFALTTKGKPSHSNVSYREDDYLMFGPETRGLPPYVLDNMPIEQKIRIPMLAESRSMNLSNSVAVVVFETWRQLGYPGALLKD; encoded by the coding sequence ATGCCACATATTGTTTTATTCGAACCTGAAATCCCACCCAATACTGGGAATATCATCCGCTTATGCGCCAATACTGGCTTTAGTCTGCACCTGATCCATCCCCTTGGTTTTACTTGGGATGACAAACGCTTACGCCGTGCAGGGCTAGATTACAGCGAATTTGCGGATATCAAACATCATCATGACTATTACGCATTCTTAGAAAGTGAAGGGTTAAATCCTGATAATAATCAGTCGCCAACAGGCGCTCGCGTGTTTGCGTTGACCACCAAAGGTAAGCCAAGCCACAGCAATGTGAGTTATCGGGAAGATGATTATTTGATGTTTGGACCAGAAACCCGCGGCCTACCGCCGTATGTTCTCGACAATATGCCAATCGAGCAGAAAATTCGTATCCCAATGCTAGCAGAAAGCCGCAGTATGAACCTGTCTAACTCGGTCGCCGTTGTGGTTTTCGAAACTTGGCGCCAGCTTGGGTATCCGGGTGCGCTGCTGAAAGACTAG
- a CDS encoding type II toxin-antitoxin system Phd/YefM family antitoxin has protein sequence MKTISFSDARSNLKAVLDRVVDDMDTTIITRRDSEAAVVMSLEYYNSLMETIYLLRSPANAEHLNKSIEQFKAGKISERKLINE, from the coding sequence ATGAAAACCATTTCCTTTAGTGATGCTAGAAGCAATTTGAAAGCAGTGCTTGATAGAGTTGTTGATGATATGGATACGACGATTATAACCCGCCGTGATTCTGAAGCGGCTGTAGTTATGTCCTTGGAATACTACAATAGTTTAATGGAAACCATCTATCTACTGCGCTCTCCTGCAAATGCAGAGCATCTCAACAAATCCATCGAGCAATTTAAAGCGGGTAAGATTTCAGAGAGAAAGCTAATCAATGAGTAG
- a CDS encoding Txe/YoeB family addiction module toxin: MSRLLTWTDQAWEDYLYWQNQDKKTLKRINKLIEDTKSTPFSGIGKPEPLKENLAGFWSRRIDETNRLVYAIENTALVIIACRYHY; the protein is encoded by the coding sequence ATGAGTAGACTTCTAACATGGACGGATCAAGCTTGGGAAGACTATCTATACTGGCAAAACCAAGATAAAAAGACATTAAAGCGGATCAATAAACTCATTGAAGACACGAAAAGCACGCCATTCAGCGGTATAGGTAAACCAGAGCCACTAAAAGAAAACTTAGCTGGCTTCTGGTCTCGTAGAATAGATGAAACAAACAGGCTAGTTTATGCAATCGAAAATACCGCATTAGTTATCATTGCCTGCCGCTATCACTACTGA
- the cysE gene encoding serine O-acetyltransferase: MSREELDRIWGYIKEEAKALADCEPLLASFFNATLLKHDNLGSALSYMLANKLSSPIMPAMEVREIVEEAYRNDEQMIFSAAMDLSAVRLRDPAVDKYSTPLLYLKGFHALQAYRIGHWLWGEGRKALAVYLQNQISVSFGVDIHPAARIGCGIMLDHATGIVIGETAIVENDVSILQSVTLGGTGKTCGDRHPKVREGVMIGAGAKILGNIEIGRGAKIGAGSVVLHPVPPHTTVAGVPARIVGKPTSDKPSLEMDQNFNGNVDGFEGGDGI, translated from the coding sequence ATGTCGCGTGAAGAACTGGATAGAATTTGGGGTTACATTAAGGAAGAAGCCAAGGCGCTTGCTGACTGTGAGCCTTTACTTGCCAGTTTTTTTAACGCGACATTACTGAAGCATGACAACCTCGGTAGTGCGCTTAGCTATATGTTGGCGAATAAGTTGAGTTCGCCAATTATGCCCGCAATGGAAGTCCGCGAAATTGTGGAAGAAGCATACCGTAATGACGAGCAGATGATTTTTTCTGCGGCGATGGATCTTTCTGCTGTCCGTTTACGTGACCCTGCGGTGGATAAATATTCCACGCCACTGCTGTATTTAAAAGGTTTTCACGCCCTACAAGCCTATCGTATTGGGCATTGGTTATGGGGTGAAGGGCGTAAAGCGTTGGCCGTTTATCTGCAAAACCAAATTTCTGTCTCTTTTGGGGTCGATATTCACCCTGCTGCCCGTATTGGCTGCGGGATTATGCTCGACCACGCGACCGGGATCGTGATTGGTGAAACGGCGATTGTTGAGAATGATGTGTCTATTCTTCAGTCTGTTACGCTAGGCGGTACCGGTAAAACCTGTGGCGACCGTCATCCTAAAGTACGTGAAGGGGTGATGATTGGCGCTGGCGCTAAAATTCTGGGCAATATTGAAATTGGTCGCGGCGCAAAAATTGGCGCGGGCTCTGTAGTGCTGCACCCTGTTCCTCCTCATACCACAGTGGCGGGAGTTCCTGCACGTATTGTTGGTAAGCCAACAAGTGATAAGCCATCGCTGGAGATGGATCAAAACTTTAATGGTAACGTTGATGGTTTTGAAGGCGGGGATGGGATTTAA
- the gpsA gene encoding NAD(P)H-dependent glycerol-3-phosphate dehydrogenase: protein MNTASMTVIGAGSYGTALAITLARNGHQVVLWGHDPAHIRKLNQERSNQAFLPGVSFPDSLSLETDLKSAVEASLNILIVVPSHVFGDVLKQIKPYLKAGSRIIWATKGLERDTGRLLQDVAREVLGNEIPLAVLSGPTFAKELAAGLPTAISVAASDSQFGDDLQKLFHCGKSFRVYKNPDMIGVQLGGAVKNVIAIGAGISDGMGFGANARTALITRGLAEMSRLGVSLGADPSTFMGMAGLGDLVLTCTDNQSRNRRFGMMLGNGVSVEVAEKEIGQVVEGYRNTKEVKALAERAGVEMPITEQIYQILYCNKNVLEASQALLGRATKDEIADMPKLPS, encoded by the coding sequence ATGAATACTGCTTCAATGACAGTGATCGGTGCCGGCTCGTACGGCACCGCTTTAGCCATTACTCTTGCACGTAATGGCCATCAGGTGGTGTTGTGGGGGCATGACCCAGCACACATCCGTAAATTAAACCAAGAACGTAGCAATCAAGCGTTTTTACCTGGTGTTTCTTTCCCTGATAGTTTATCTCTCGAAACGGACTTAAAAAGCGCCGTTGAAGCGAGCCTGAATATCTTGATTGTGGTACCTAGCCATGTATTTGGTGATGTGCTCAAGCAAATCAAACCGTATCTAAAAGCGGGCTCCCGCATTATTTGGGCAACCAAAGGGTTAGAGAGAGATACCGGACGTTTGTTGCAAGATGTAGCGCGTGAGGTATTAGGAAACGAAATTCCGCTGGCGGTACTTTCTGGGCCTACTTTCGCCAAAGAGCTTGCAGCCGGTCTCCCTACTGCGATTTCAGTCGCCGCATCCGATAGCCAATTTGGTGATGATTTACAAAAATTATTCCATTGTGGCAAAAGTTTCCGTGTCTATAAAAATCCTGACATGATTGGTGTGCAACTTGGTGGCGCAGTGAAAAACGTCATCGCGATTGGCGCTGGGATCTCCGATGGTATGGGTTTTGGTGCAAACGCACGTACAGCGTTGATTACCCGAGGCTTAGCCGAAATGAGCCGCTTAGGTGTATCACTGGGCGCGGATCCATCCACATTTATGGGTATGGCAGGGCTTGGCGACCTAGTGTTAACCTGCACTGACAACCAATCCCGTAACCGTCGTTTCGGTATGATGCTGGGAAATGGTGTCAGTGTGGAAGTGGCGGAAAAAGAGATTGGGCAAGTGGTTGAAGGCTATCGCAATACCAAAGAGGTGAAAGCCCTTGCGGAGCGTGCCGGTGTTGAAATGCCAATCACAGAACAGATTTATCAAATTCTCTACTGCAATAAAAATGTGTTAGAAGCCTCCCAAGCCTTGCTCGGGCGTGCGACTAAAGATGAAATTGCAGACATGCCTAAGTTACCAAGCTAA
- the secB gene encoding protein-export chaperone SecB yields MSEQNNSEMVFQIQRIYAKDVSFEAPNAPQIFQKEWQPEIKLDLDTSSTQLAEGVYEVVLRVTTTATLGEETAFLCEVQQAGVFSIDGIEGTQMAHCLGAYCPNILFPYARETITNMVGRGTFPQLNLAPVNFDALFMNYLQQQQGEQAQNPEVQ; encoded by the coding sequence ATGTCAGAACAAAACAACTCAGAAATGGTATTTCAAATTCAACGTATCTACGCAAAAGACGTTTCATTTGAAGCACCTAATGCACCTCAAATCTTTCAAAAAGAGTGGCAGCCAGAGATCAAATTAGATTTAGATACTTCTTCAACTCAGCTAGCTGAAGGCGTGTATGAGGTTGTTCTGCGTGTGACAACTACTGCAACTCTGGGCGAAGAAACGGCATTCCTGTGTGAAGTTCAGCAAGCGGGTGTGTTCTCCATTGATGGTATCGAAGGCACTCAAATGGCACATTGCTTAGGTGCATACTGCCCGAATATCCTGTTCCCATATGCGCGTGAAACTATCACGAACATGGTGGGTCGTGGTACTTTCCCACAATTGAACTTAGCGCCAGTTAACTTTGATGCACTGTTCATGAATTACTTACAGCAGCAACAAGGTGAACAAGCGCAGAACCCTGAAGTTCAATAA
- a CDS encoding rhodanese-like domain-containing protein, producing the protein MQEIMQFVSRNAFVSLTWIVLFVAVVVMTFRSLFSKTKVIARTQAITMINKEEAVVVDLRTREEFRKGHIIDSINLTPSEIKDNNLGELEKHKQKSVIMVSASGMEATKPAEQLAHHGFEKVFVLKEGIAGWAGENLPLARGKK; encoded by the coding sequence ATCCAAGAAATCATGCAATTTGTCAGTCGTAACGCGTTTGTTAGTCTGACTTGGATAGTGTTATTTGTTGCTGTGGTCGTGATGACCTTCAGAAGCCTATTCTCTAAAACTAAAGTCATTGCGCGCACTCAAGCGATTACAATGATCAATAAAGAAGAAGCAGTTGTTGTGGACTTACGTACTCGCGAAGAGTTCCGCAAAGGGCATATTATTGATTCTATTAACTTAACACCATCTGAAATTAAAGATAATAATTTGGGTGAGCTGGAAAAACATAAACAGAAATCTGTGATTATGGTTTCTGCAAGTGGAATGGAAGCAACTAAACCTGCTGAACAGCTTGCTCATCATGGTTTTGAAAAAGTCTTTGTCCTGAAAGAAGGGATCGCCGGTTGGGCGGGTGAAAACCTACCACTGGCTCGTGGTAAGAAGTAA
- the envC gene encoding murein hydrolase activator EnvC has translation MAHTSHRIKTFFVRQAMISALLGLGLFTLAPSHVALANQITENKGQLNDLLKSIAEKEKSVKEQQTKKSNLLQQLKEQEQSISAASRDLHLTQNQLKQLDKEISSLSSNISQLQKKKNEQEKLLAEQLDAAFRLGKHQGLSLLLKGEEGQREERMLAYYGYLNQAREKNILDLEETTKELHEQKQLEQKKQAEQKTTLTRQQQEKQKLDNARASRQKTLTALESSLKEDQKNLAVLKQNEARLRDKIAKAEREAKARAEREAREAARIRAQVAEKERKAKQKGSTYKPSESEQSLMSRTGGLGRPAGQAIWPVRGSTLHNYGDVISSELRWKGMVIAANEGTQVKAIADGRVLLADWLQGYGLVVVVEHGKGDMSLYGYNQSALVSVGQEVRAGQPIALVGSSGGQERPALYFEIRRQGKTVNPRPWLGR, from the coding sequence ATGGCCCATACATCCCATCGAATAAAGACATTTTTTGTTCGTCAGGCAATGATCTCTGCCCTGCTTGGTTTGGGGTTATTCACTTTAGCGCCTTCTCACGTCGCGCTCGCGAATCAGATCACCGAAAATAAAGGCCAATTAAATGACCTACTAAAAAGCATTGCTGAAAAAGAAAAAAGCGTTAAAGAACAGCAAACTAAAAAAAGTAATCTCCTTCAACAGCTCAAAGAGCAAGAGCAAAGTATTTCTGCTGCAAGCCGTGATTTGCATCTAACCCAAAACCAATTAAAACAGCTAGATAAAGAAATATCCTCCTTATCCAGTAATATCAGTCAGCTGCAAAAGAAAAAAAATGAACAAGAAAAACTGCTTGCTGAGCAGTTAGATGCCGCATTCCGACTTGGTAAACACCAAGGTTTATCACTACTCTTAAAGGGTGAAGAAGGCCAGCGGGAAGAGCGAATGCTTGCTTATTATGGCTATCTCAACCAAGCCCGTGAAAAAAACATTCTTGATCTGGAAGAAACCACCAAAGAGCTGCACGAACAGAAACAGTTAGAGCAAAAAAAACAAGCCGAGCAAAAAACAACGCTCACACGCCAACAACAAGAAAAGCAAAAACTCGATAATGCGCGAGCTTCACGGCAAAAAACCTTAACCGCATTAGAAAGCTCACTAAAAGAAGATCAGAAAAACCTCGCGGTCTTAAAGCAAAACGAAGCCAGACTACGTGACAAGATTGCCAAAGCAGAACGTGAAGCAAAAGCACGCGCCGAACGTGAAGCCCGTGAAGCCGCACGCATTCGTGCTCAAGTTGCTGAAAAAGAAAGAAAAGCAAAACAGAAAGGCTCCACGTATAAGCCATCTGAAAGTGAACAATCTCTGATGTCTCGAACGGGTGGTTTAGGTCGTCCTGCAGGCCAAGCTATCTGGCCAGTACGCGGTTCCACCCTACATAATTATGGGGATGTGATCTCCAGCGAATTACGTTGGAAAGGTATGGTGATCGCCGCAAATGAAGGCACCCAAGTTAAGGCTATTGCAGATGGTCGCGTACTACTCGCAGACTGGCTTCAGGGCTATGGCTTAGTTGTTGTCGTTGAGCATGGTAAAGGGGATATGAGCCTATATGGCTATAACCAAAGTGCGCTGGTGAGTGTAGGCCAAGAAGTCCGTGCAGGCCAGCCAATTGCTTTAGTGGGAAGTAGTGGCGGCCAAGAACGCCCTGCTCTTTACTTTGAAATTCGCCGACAAGGTAAGACCGTTAACCCTCGCCCATGGCTAGGAAGGTAG
- a CDS encoding divergent polysaccharide deacetylase family protein, which yields MLRHSPMKLLISLLLIMVSSQASAAKLAIVIDDFGYRVKEDNQILALPAAISIAILPNSPHGAEVAATAYQQGRDILIHMPMKPLSKQPLEKDTLAPSMSAEEVDRIIKNAINRVPHAKGMNNHMGSEMTSSLSGMRNVMRSLAQSNLFFLDSVTIGNTQALNAAKEFGVPSTKRNIFIDNHQSEEETRTQLNKAIAYARKHGSAVAIGHPHPSTVRALQKFIPLVPADIELVPVSTLVNYQPVTGEPRKTLRMQPEGVNPTQPATTLETKIPSKSEEEPYNSAKPTTVPEDVTPATVEPTPINDAAEQPEKAVSPAELGVCDIELPTTRLQGIELLMFVVEAIYQDKTLQPLITEKKMP from the coding sequence ATGTTAAGACACTCGCCGATGAAATTACTGATTAGCCTGCTCCTTATCATGGTCAGCTCTCAGGCGAGTGCCGCTAAACTCGCGATTGTCATTGATGATTTCGGTTACCGAGTCAAAGAAGATAATCAAATCCTAGCGTTACCGGCGGCCATTAGCATTGCTATTTTACCTAACTCACCTCATGGTGCTGAAGTCGCGGCCACGGCCTATCAGCAAGGTCGGGATATTTTAATCCATATGCCCATGAAGCCATTGAGTAAGCAACCTCTTGAAAAAGACACTTTAGCACCCTCGATGAGTGCTGAAGAAGTTGACCGCATCATCAAAAATGCCATTAACCGCGTTCCTCATGCTAAAGGAATGAACAACCACATGGGCAGTGAGATGACCTCCAGCCTTTCAGGGATGCGTAATGTCATGCGTTCATTAGCGCAATCAAACCTCTTTTTCTTAGATAGCGTCACGATTGGCAATACACAGGCATTGAATGCAGCCAAAGAATTCGGCGTTCCCTCAACGAAACGCAATATTTTTATTGATAATCACCAATCTGAAGAAGAAACCCGTACACAGCTGAATAAAGCCATTGCTTACGCACGTAAACACGGCAGCGCGGTTGCGATTGGTCACCCGCATCCATCAACCGTACGTGCCTTACAAAAATTTATTCCATTGGTTCCCGCGGATATTGAGCTTGTGCCTGTCAGTACACTGGTCAACTATCAGCCAGTAACTGGCGAACCACGCAAGACTCTCAGAATGCAGCCTGAAGGCGTGAATCCAACGCAGCCAGCAACAACGCTTGAGACCAAAATCCCAAGCAAATCAGAAGAAGAACCGTATAATTCTGCTAAGCCAACCACAGTTCCTGAAGATGTCACTCCGGCAACTGTCGAACCTACACCTATCAACGATGCTGCTGAGCAACCTGAAAAAGCAGTCAGTCCCGCAGAGTTAGGTGTATGTGATATCGAACTGCCAACGACCCGCCTGCAAGGCATCGAGCTACTCATGTTTGTGGTCGAGGCCATTTATCAAGATAAAACCCTGCAACCTCTAATTACAGAAAAGAAAATGCCATAA
- the tdh gene encoding L-threonine 3-dehydrogenase, which produces MKALSKLKAEPGIWMTDVPKPELGHNDVMIKIRKTAICGTDVHIYNWDEWSQKTIPVPMVVGHEYIGEIVEIGQEVKGFKIGDRVSGEGHITCGHCRNCRGGRTHLCRNTIGVGVNRPGCFAEYLVIPAFNAFKIPDNIPDEIAAIFDPFGNAVHTALSFDLVGEDVLVSGAGPIGIMAAAVCRHVGARHVVITDVNDYRLELAKKMGVTRAVNVSRENLKDVMNELGMKEGFDVALEVSGAPAAFQTMLDTMNHGGRIALLGIPPSSMATDWSQVIFKGLFIKGIYGREMFETWYKMATLVQSGLDLSPIITHEFSIDDFQKGFDVMCSGQSGKVILNWD; this is translated from the coding sequence ATGAAAGCACTGTCCAAATTAAAAGCAGAACCAGGTATATGGATGACAGACGTTCCGAAACCGGAACTGGGACACAATGATGTGATGATTAAAATCCGTAAAACCGCCATTTGCGGAACGGATGTTCATATCTACAACTGGGATGAATGGTCGCAAAAAACCATTCCCGTTCCGATGGTGGTGGGTCATGAATATATAGGGGAAATTGTTGAGATTGGGCAGGAAGTTAAAGGGTTTAAAATTGGTGACCGTGTTTCTGGCGAAGGGCATATTACCTGCGGTCATTGCCGTAATTGCCGAGGTGGGCGCACTCACTTATGCCGTAATACCATTGGCGTCGGCGTAAATCGCCCAGGATGTTTTGCTGAGTATTTGGTGATCCCTGCGTTTAACGCCTTTAAAATTCCAGATAATATTCCTGATGAAATCGCGGCAATTTTTGACCCATTCGGTAATGCGGTGCATACGGCATTATCGTTTGATTTAGTGGGTGAAGACGTGTTGGTTTCGGGTGCAGGTCCTATCGGTATTATGGCGGCAGCGGTTTGCCGACATGTCGGTGCTCGCCATGTAGTGATCACCGACGTGAATGATTATCGTCTTGAGCTAGCGAAAAAAATGGGCGTAACCCGCGCAGTGAATGTGAGCCGTGAAAATCTTAAAGACGTCATGAATGAACTGGGCATGAAAGAAGGTTTTGATGTGGCGCTAGAAGTTTCAGGGGCGCCGGCCGCTTTCCAAACCATGCTAGACACCATGAATCATGGTGGCAGAATCGCGCTATTAGGTATTCCTCCATCATCGATGGCAACAGACTGGAGCCAAGTTATATTTAAAGGGTTGTTTATCAAAGGAATTTATGGGCGTGAAATGTTTGAAACTTGGTATAAGATGGCGACACTCGTGCAATCAGGTCTCGATTTATCACCCATCATTACTCATGAATTTTCTATTGATGATTTCCAAAAAGGCTTTGATGTGATGTGTTCAGGGCAGTCAGGAAAAGTGATTTTAAACTGGGATTAA
- a CDS encoding glycine C-acetyltransferase — MSEQFYQQIKQQLVQIEAEGLFKHERIITTSQDADIEIQGGQRVINFCANNYLGLANHPALIEAAKQGMDSHGFGMASVRFICGTQDSHKILEKKIADFLGMEDAILYSSCFDANGGLFETLLGPEDAIISDALNHASIIDGVRLCKAQRYRYSNNNMVELKQRLEEAKAAGARHILIATDGVFSMDGVIADLKTVCDLADEYNALVMVDDSHAVGFVGENGRGSHEYCKVMGRVDIITGTLGKALGGASGGYTAAKKEVVEWLRQRSRPYLFSNSLAPAIVAASIKVIDMMTEGQERREKLWRNAVLFREKMTAAGFTLAGADHAIIPVMLGDAKVAQQFASELLKEGIYVTGFFYPVVPQGQARIRTQMSAAHSEEDILHAVDAFIRIGKKLQLI; from the coding sequence ATGTCAGAACAATTTTACCAGCAGATTAAACAACAATTGGTGCAAATAGAAGCTGAAGGCTTGTTTAAACATGAGCGCATTATTACAACCTCTCAAGACGCTGACATTGAAATTCAAGGTGGGCAGCGCGTTATTAACTTCTGTGCAAATAACTATTTAGGCTTAGCCAATCACCCCGCACTGATTGAAGCAGCAAAGCAGGGTATGGATAGCCACGGTTTTGGTATGGCATCGGTTCGTTTTATTTGCGGTACTCAAGACAGCCATAAAATTCTTGAAAAGAAAATTGCGGATTTCCTCGGAATGGAAGATGCGATCCTCTATTCCTCTTGTTTTGATGCCAACGGTGGACTTTTTGAAACGCTATTAGGGCCAGAAGACGCCATTATCTCTGATGCATTAAACCACGCATCTATCATTGATGGTGTTCGCCTGTGTAAAGCCCAGCGCTACCGTTACAGCAACAATAATATGGTGGAATTAAAACAGCGCCTTGAAGAAGCCAAAGCCGCGGGTGCGCGCCATATTCTGATTGCGACTGACGGTGTTTTTTCGATGGATGGCGTGATTGCTGATCTGAAAACTGTCTGCGACCTTGCGGATGAATATAACGCATTGGTCATGGTAGATGACTCCCATGCTGTTGGTTTCGTAGGGGAAAATGGTCGCGGTAGCCATGAATATTGCAAGGTTATGGGACGCGTTGACATCATTACTGGCACACTCGGAAAAGCATTAGGTGGTGCATCCGGTGGTTATACTGCCGCCAAAAAAGAGGTCGTTGAGTGGTTACGTCAACGCTCTCGCCCATACTTATTCTCTAACTCTTTGGCGCCAGCCATTGTTGCCGCATCCATTAAGGTGATCGATATGATGACCGAAGGGCAAGAGCGCCGTGAAAAATTGTGGCGTAATGCGGTGTTATTTAGAGAAAAAATGACCGCAGCAGGATTTACATTAGCAGGCGCTGACCATGCCATCATTCCTGTGATGTTAGGCGATGCCAAGGTTGCTCAGCAATTCGCTTCAGAGCTATTAAAAGAAGGTATTTATGTCACTGGATTTTTCTATCCAGTGGTTCCGCAAGGACAAGCACGAATTCGCACGCAAATGTCCGCTGCACACAGTGAGGAGGATATTTTACACGCTGTTGATGCATTCATCCGTATTGGCAAAAAGCTTCAATTAATTTAG
- the rfaD gene encoding ADP-glyceromanno-heptose 6-epimerase, with amino-acid sequence MIVVTGGAGFIGSNIIKALNEMGRTDILVVDNLKDGTKFANLVDLDIADYMDKEDFIVSVIAGDDFGDIDAVFHEGACSSTTEWDGKYMMDNNYQFSKELLHYCLEREIPFLYASSAATYGGRSDNFIEEREFEKPLNVYGYSKFQFDQYVRNIMPEAQSQVCGFRYFNVYGPNENHKGSMASVAYHLNKQINEGQTPKLFEGSDTFRRDFIYVGDVAAVNLWFWENNVSGIFNCGTGRAESFQAVADAVTEFHKDKNVSIEYIEFPEKLKGRYQSFTQADLTKLRAAGYTAPFKTVAEGVTEYMQWLNKDA; translated from the coding sequence ATGATCGTAGTCACTGGCGGAGCTGGTTTTATTGGCAGCAATATTATTAAAGCCCTGAATGAAATGGGTCGCACCGATATTCTGGTAGTGGATAACCTGAAAGATGGTACTAAGTTTGCCAACCTTGTTGACCTCGATATCGCCGATTACATGGATAAAGAAGACTTTATCGTGAGCGTTATTGCCGGTGATGATTTTGGTGATATTGACGCTGTTTTCCATGAAGGCGCTTGCTCATCCACCACTGAGTGGGATGGTAAGTATATGATGGATAATAACTATCAATTTTCTAAAGAGCTGCTGCATTACTGTTTAGAGCGTGAAATTCCCTTCCTGTATGCCTCTTCCGCAGCCACTTATGGTGGACGTAGCGATAATTTCATCGAAGAACGTGAATTTGAAAAACCATTGAACGTATATGGCTACTCTAAATTCCAGTTTGACCAATATGTTCGCAACATCATGCCTGAAGCTCAGTCTCAAGTATGTGGCTTCCGTTATTTCAACGTTTATGGACCAAATGAAAACCATAAAGGCAGCATGGCGAGCGTGGCTTACCACTTAAACAAACAGATTAATGAAGGGCAAACCCCGAAACTGTTTGAAGGCAGCGACACTTTCCGCCGCGACTTCATTTACGTTGGCGATGTGGCTGCGGTGAATTTATGGTTCTGGGAAAATAACGTTTCTGGCATTTTCAACTGTGGTACAGGTCGCGCGGAATCATTCCAAGCGGTTGCCGATGCCGTCACTGAATTCCATAAAGATAAAAATGTCTCTATCGAATACATTGAATTCCCTGAGAAATTAAAAGGTCGCTACCAGAGCTTCACTCAAGCGGATCTGACTAAATTACGTGCTGCAGGTTACACAGCACCGTTTAAAACCGTTGCTGAAGGCGTGACCGAATATATGCAATGGCTGAATAAAGACGCGTAA
- the rfaF gene encoding ADP-heptose--LPS heptosyltransferase RfaF, with protein sequence MKILVIGPSWVGDMMMSQSLYRTIKALHPHAQIDVMAPDWCRPLLAKMPEVSEAISMPLGHGKLEIGERRQLGLNLRKNRYDQAIVLPNSLKSALVPFFAKIPKRTGWRGEMRYGLLNDLRPLDKQAFPLMVQRYVALAYDKQHIKSANDIPAPILWPKLVTDKQQVSDTVSQFSIDFSRPIIGFCPGAEFGPAKRWPHYHYAALAQKLISEQGYQVLLFGSQKDHEAGEEIRQSLTDDARNYCLNFAGKTSLEQAVNLIDACQAVVSNDSGLMHVAAALDKPLVALYGPSSPDFTPPLSDKAEVIRLITGYHKVRKGDGESGYHQSLIDIQPQMVLDALTRLNIGIK encoded by the coding sequence ATGAAGATACTAGTGATTGGCCCCTCATGGGTAGGGGATATGATGATGTCTCAGAGCCTGTATCGCACGATCAAGGCGCTGCATCCTCATGCTCAAATTGATGTGATGGCACCTGATTGGTGCCGCCCGTTATTGGCGAAAATGCCCGAAGTGTCTGAAGCGATTTCCATGCCATTAGGGCATGGAAAGCTAGAAATTGGCGAACGTCGTCAATTAGGCCTCAATTTGCGGAAAAATAGGTACGATCAAGCGATTGTTTTACCTAATTCATTAAAATCTGCACTGGTGCCGTTCTTTGCTAAGATCCCCAAAAGAACGGGATGGCGCGGTGAAATGCGTTATGGACTGCTCAATGATTTACGTCCATTAGATAAACAAGCATTTCCACTGATGGTGCAGCGCTATGTCGCACTGGCGTATGACAAACAGCACATCAAATCGGCCAATGATATTCCCGCCCCCATTCTATGGCCTAAATTAGTCACTGATAAACAGCAAGTTAGCGATACTGTCAGTCAATTTAGTATTGATTTTTCTCGCCCAATCATTGGTTTCTGCCCAGGTGCTGAATTTGGTCCCGCAAAACGCTGGCCACACTATCACTATGCGGCGTTAGCTCAAAAGCTAATTAGCGAGCAAGGCTACCAAGTCCTGTTATTTGGTTCTCAAAAAGACCATGAAGCGGGTGAAGAAATCCGCCAAAGTTTGACTGACGACGCTCGCAATTACTGCCTTAATTTCGCAGGAAAAACGTCGTTAGAACAAGCCGTTAATCTTATTGACGCTTGCCAAGCCGTTGTGAGTAATGATTCTGGCTTAATGCATGTAGCTGCGGCTCTCGATAAACCGTTAGTCGCACTCTATGGCCCAAGCAGCCCAGACTTTACACCGCCACTGTCCGATAAAGCAGAAGTGATCCGGCTAATAACCGGTTACCACAAGGTGCGTAAAGGTGATGGTGAAAGTGGCTATCACCAAAGCCTGATTGATATTCAACCGCAAATGGTACTGGATGCCCTAACCCGTTTAAATATAGGTATTAAATAA